In Primulina huaijiensis isolate GDHJ02 chromosome 4, ASM1229523v2, whole genome shotgun sequence, a genomic segment contains:
- the LOC140975849 gene encoding uncharacterized protein, whose translation MKPQGITEEQISLRAFPFSLADKAKDWLYYLPSGSITTWDNMKQQFLEKFFPASRAANIKKDICGIRQLHEETLYEYWERFKQLCASCPQHLIPEQLLVQYFYEGLSLFDRNMIDAASGGPLVNKTPQEARTLISNMAANAQQFGTRQDNPPRQVNEVSVTPIVQKLDSLTSLLERLVAGQVQHAKACGTCAMVGHSTDTFPTLQEDPTQQVNAIGGFPGQPQHRYDLYSNSYNPGWKDHPNFSYRNQRGQQGYPQQNFHKNPSHAQASNSGMSLDEIVKALAENTQKFQQETRASIQNLSTQVGQLATSIHKLEAQNLGNIPSQTVVNPRENKLGYTHQPSKRKRMR comes from the exons ATGAAACCGCAAGGGATCACAGAGGAACAAATTTCACTGCGAGCTTTTCCATTCTCTTTAGCCGACAAGGCTAAAGATTGGCTCTACTACTTGCCTTCTGGATCCATAACAACTTGGGACAATatgaaacaacaatttttggaGAAATTCTTCCCAGCTTCACGAGCAGCAAATATTAAAAAAGACATTTGTGGGATTAGACAGCTGCATGAGGAAACTTTGTATGAGTATTGGGAGAGATTCAAGCAATTGTGTGCTAGTTGTCCACAACACCTGATTCCAGAACAGCTACTAGTTCAATATTTTTATGAGGGACTCTCGCTCTTTGATAGGAACATGATTGATGCTGCGAGTGGAGGTCCATTGGTGAACAAAACGCCTCAAGAGGCACGAACTCTAATCTCCAACATGGCTGCCAATGCACAACAATTTGGTACTAGGCAAGACAACCCTCCACGACAAGTCAATGAGGTAAGTGTTACTCCTATCGTTCAAAAGTTAGATTCTTTGACATCTCTTTTGGAAAGGTTGGTTGCAGGACAAGTACAACATGCCAAAGCTTGTGGCACATGTGCGATGGTTGGACATTCGACGGACACGTTCCCTACATTACAGGAAGATCCAACGCAGCAGGTTAATGCAATCGGCGGATTTCCAGGACAACCTCAACACCGGTATGATCTGTATTCTAATAGCTACAATCCAGGATGGAAAGATCACCCAAATTTCAGCTACAGGAATCAAAGAGGTCAACAAGGATAtccacaacaaaattttcaCAAGAATCCATCACATGCGCAAGCCTCTAACTCAGGTATGTCCCTAGATGAAATTGTGAAGGCCTTAGCTGAGAATACTCAAAAATTTCAACAGGAAACGAGGGCTAGCATTCAGAATTTGAGCACTCAAGTGGGACAGTTGGCGACCTCAATTCACAAGTTGGAAGCACAAAATTTAGGTAATATACCTTCTCAGACAGTGGTTAATCCAAGAGAGAAT AAATTGGGGTACACGCATCAGCCAAGCAAAAGGAAGAGAATGAGATAA
- the LOC140975848 gene encoding uncharacterized protein, translating into MKQQFLEKFFPASRAANIRKDICGIRQLHEETLYEYWERFKKLCASCPQHQIPEQLIVQYFYEGLSLFDRNMIDAASGGALVNKTPQEARTLISNMAANAQQFGQVQHAKACGTCAMVGHSTDTCPTLQEDPTQQVNAIGGFPGQPQHRYDPYSNSYNPRWKDHPNFSYRNQGGQQGYPQQNFHKNPSPAQASNSGMSLDEIVKALAENTQKFQQETRASIQNLSTQVGQLATSIHKLEAQNLGNIPSQTVVNPRENVSAITLRNCKELDVQEIGVQASAKQKEENEIKVVDKIINQDDAPKGKFSPLFEYKPIPPFPLALNRKCESIKELNDTLCRGEVNINSLNVIKPVPRCAKILKELCTAKKRHKLKGCKRENVGERVSAVIQKTIPIKCSDPGMFSISCTIGDTRLEKAMLDLGASTNVMPDFVYNYLELGPLAETDIVIQLADRSTVYPRGVIEDVLVKVENLVFPADSYVFDMENDDLNRQILLGRPFLKTSKSVIDANSGTLTMEFDGDIVKFNIYDTMKYPVSESTINTLDIAKHLSQENSNIVDKI; encoded by the exons atgaaacaacaatttttggaGAAATTCTTCCCAGCTTCACGAGCAGCAAATATTAGAAAAGACATTTGTGGGATTAGACAGCTGCATGAGGAAACTTTGTATGAGTATTGGGAGAGATTCAAGAAATTGTGTGCTAGTTGTCCACAACACCAGATTCCAGAACAGCTAATAGTTCAATATTTTTATGAGGGACTCTCGCTCTTTGATAGGAACATGATTGATGCTGCGAGTGGAGGTGCATTGGTGAACAAAACGCCTCAAGAGGCACGAACTCTAATCTCCAACATGGCTGCCAATGCACAACAATTTG GACAAGTACAACATGCCAAAGCTTGTGGCACATGTGCGATGGTTGGACATTCGACGGACACGTGCCCAACATTACAGGAAGATCCAACGCAGCAGGTTAATGCAATAGGTGGATTTCCGGGACAACCTCAACACCGGTATGATCCGTATTCTAATAGCTACAATCCAAGATGGAAAGATCACCCAAATTTCAGCTATAGGAATCAAGGAGGTCAACAAGGATAtccacaacaaaattttcaCAAGAATCCATCACCTGCGCAAGCCTCTAACTCAGGTATGTCCCTAGATGAAATTGTGAAGGCCTTAGCTGAGAATACTCAAAAATTTCAACAGGAAACGAGGGCTAGCATTCAGAATTTGAGCACTCAAGTGGGACAGTTGGCGACCTCAATTCACAAGTTGGAAGCACAAAATTTAGGTAATATACCTTCTCAGACAGTGGTGAATCCAAGAGAGAATGTGAGTGCAATTACTTTGAGAAATTGTAAAGAATTGGATGTTCAAGAAATTGGGGTACAAGCATCAGCCAAGCAAAAGGAAGAGAATGAGATAAAAGttgtggataaaataatcaatcaaGATGATGCTCCGAAAGGTAAGTTTTCTCCCCTATTTGAGTATAAACCTATTCCCCCATTCCCTCTTGCATTGAACAGGAAATGTGAAAGTATTAAGGAGTTGAATGACACTCTTTGTAGAGGCGAGGTAAATATTAATTCATTAAATGTTATTAAACCAGTACCTCGTTgtgctaaaattttaaaagaattgtGTACTGCAAAAAAGAGACATAAGTTGAAggggtgtaaaagagaaaatgTTGGAGAACGTGTTTCTGCTGTTATTCAAAAAACTATTCCTATCAAATGCAGTGATCCAGGTATGTTTTCTATCTCTTGTACTATTGGCGATACTAGACTTGAAAAGGCTATGTTGGATTTGGGTGCTTCTACCAATGTCATGCCtgattttgtttataattatttggaacttGGACCTCTGGCTGAAACCGACATTGTGATTCAGTTGGCTGATAGGTCCACTGTTTATCCTAGAGGTGTAATTGAAGATGTTCTTGTGAAAGTTGAAAATTTGGTTTTTCCTGCTGACTCTTATGTGTTTGACATGGAAAATGATGATTTAAATCGTCAAATTTTACTAGGAAGACCatttttgaaaacttcaaaGTCTGTCATAGATGCTAATAGTGGTACCCTTACTATGGAATTTGATGGTGATATTGTTAAGTTTAATATTTATGATACCATGAAATATCCTGTTAGTGAAAGCACTATTAATACTCTTGATATCGCTAAGCacttgtcacaagaaaattcaaatattgtTGATAAGATTTAG